A segment of the Terribacillus aidingensis genome:
CCACTTGCTGCAATACTTGTTTTTCGCCGAAGCGTCGTCCAAGCGCCTTCACTTGTAGTGTCATGCTGATCCCCCCTCATTTCGCTAATGCTGTATCCTGCCAATGAAGCGATCGCTTCTGAATAAGCTTTATCACCCAATCCGTCAATTTACCAAGCAGTGCAAACAAGAAAATGCTGGCGATGATCACATCGGGAGCGTATGTGTTCTGCCCTAAAATAAGCAAATAACCAAGCCCTTGGCTGGCACCCATAATCTCTGCTGCAACAACGAACATCCAGCCTAATCCAAGACCGCTTCGTAAACCGGTCAGGAAAGACGGCAGGGACGCCGGAAGAATGATTCTTCTTACAAGCGCTACTCCATCAAGGCCGTACATTCTGCCTACTTCAATCAGTTTTCGATCCACTCCGCGAATACCATCAACGATATTCAAATAAACAGGGAAGAACACACCGACTGCAATCAAAGTAACTTTCGATGTTTCTCCAATACCCATCCAAAGGATGAATAATGGAACCCAGGCTAGTGACGGGATGCTCCGGAATGCTTGGATCAGCGGATCGAAAAATCGTTCCGAAAGCTCAGAATAGCCGACAAGTGTTCCTAATAGAATTGCTGCGATAGTTCCGATGATGAAACCGACAAACAGCCGGTAAACAGTAAGTAATACATGATCCTGCAGCGTACCATCCTGCAAGTATGTAATGATAGTCGACAAAATGGCACTAGGCGCGGGTAGCTGATAGGCAGGAATGACACCTGCTCTGCTCAGAATCTCCCATGCTGCCAGCAAAACAATCGGCAGCAGGGAACCGAGCAGTACAGGATGTGTTCTTAATTTCTTCCACATAAATCATCATTCCTCTCCAAGGTCTTGTGCGAATTTCGGCTCGATATACGAATCAACCGTTTCCGCTACATCTTTGTTGCCTTTCCATAGATTCGCCTTTTCCAGAACAGCGCCTGACTGATTCAGAATCTCCTGCTGTGTATCACCTGGTACAGATTCCGAGAAATCATTCCGTTCCAGCTGTTTTGCTGCAACTTCCTGGCTGATTCCCGCCTCTTTGGCAACAATCTCAGCTGTCTCTTCTGGATTCTCTTCGATCCATGCTCTTGCTTTGTCATAAAGCTTCAAGACTTCCTTCACTTCTTCAGGATGATTTTCAGCAAATTCTTCCCGAACGTTCAGGAAATTATATGTGTTGAAATCTTCGTTACGATAGAAAAGCTGGGCGTCATTTTCCAATTCAAGCTTCGCCATATGCGGGTCAAGTCCTGCCCATGCATCTACATCACCTGAAAGTAGAGCGCTAGCTCCGTCTGCATGCTGCAGATTTACAATTTGAACATCCTGTTCGTCCAAACCAGCTTCCTGCAAAGAACGCTGAAGGAAGATATACGGATCAGTCCCGACAGTTGCGGCGACTTTCTTCCCTTTCAAATCTGCTGGTTCTTGGATATCGCTGTCCTTAGCAGCAACCAATGCTGTCCATTCTGGTTTTGATGCCAGATATATACCTTGAATCGGATTGCCATTCGCCTTGGCAAGCAAGGCGGCACTTCCTGCTGTAGAGCCGAAATCAACGCTGTTACTGTTCAAAAATTCCAGTGCTTTATTAGATCCTTGGCTTAGTGTCCAAGTTACTTCGATGTCAGAATCCTTGAATGCTTCTTCTGCCCATCCTTTATTCTTTATCACCAGACTTGCTGGGGAGTAGTAGGCATAATCCAAGCGAATTTGTTTTAGTTCACCTGATGCACTGCTGGAGTTTCCGCAAGCTGCCAGAAAGACGATGACAACTAAACTAAGTAAAGCTAGTAAACTTCTTTTATCTATAAGGGGAATCTTATTCATCAATCGTTACTCCTTTGTTATCCAGTTCACAGGCATACGTGCTGATCGAACCGCGCAAGCGTTGTGCTTCTTTGTATGTGCAGCGATTGTGAACGACTTCCAATCCTGCTTCTCTTGCAATAGCTGCGGCTTCCTGCGACACGACACCTTCTTGGAGCCAGAAGATTTCCGGACGAACTTCCGCCGCTTCTTTAGCGAGTTCCACAGCTGCTTCAGGACTGCGGAAAATCTGAGCGATATCGATTTTCTCCGGTACGCTTGTCAAATCAGGATAAGCTTTTTCTCCCAATACACTCGTTTCGGCAGGATTAACAGGGATGATTTTGTATCCGAGTCGCTGCATCTTCCGTGCCAAACGATTACTTGGACGCTGTTCCTTACTGCTCAAGCCCACTACTGCAATAGTTTTCTGACGGCCTGTCGCATCTGTCGCACTGCCGAGTGCTTCCCGGATGACGGCTTCATCATTGATAACGATTTTCCTTGACTCGGAACGGATTCCCGTCGCTTTTTCCAAGGCACGGTCTAAATCGTGGATAAGATCATCTACTGACTCGATTCCAACAGATAGACGTACCAATTCTTCTTTTACTCCTGTAGCAGCGAGACCTTCCGCATCCAGCTGTAGATGTGTTGTTGACGCAGGATGAATAATCAATGATTTGGCATCCCCGACATTGGCAACGTGTGACCATAGCGCAACATTGTTGATCAAAGTAGCACCAGCTTTTCTGCCGCCTTTGATACCGAAGTTGACAATCGAACCAGCACCGTTCGGAAGCACTCTCTTACCTATTTCATACGATGGATGGCTGCTGAGCCCAGGGTAAGCAACCCAATCAACTGCCGGATGCTGTTCCAGATAGCTTGCCAGCTTTTCTGCATTTTGGACATGGCGTTCAACGCGCAAGTGCAACGTTTCCAGCCCCTGAATCAGCTGCCATGCATTAAACGGGCTTAGCGCAGCGCCTAAATCGCGAAGCAATTGCACACGCAATTTCGTGCTGAAAGCGAGTGTGCCAAAATCAAATGCATAGCGGATGCCGTTGTAGCTTGGATCAGGTTCTGTAAATGTCGGAAATTTCGGTGAATTCCAATCAAACCTGCCTCCGTCTACAATCAACCCTCCTATAGAAGTACCATGACCGCCAATCCACTTTGTCGCACTATGGACGACAATATCAGCACCAAGTGTAATCGGTTTGCTCAAAATCGGTGTAGCAAACGTACTGTCGACGATTAGAGGAATACCAGCATCGTGAGCCACTGCTGCTACTGCTTCCACGTCTAGTACATGCAGACTCGGATTCCCGATGATTTCAGCAAATACAGCCTTCGTTTTGTCTGTAATTGCTGCGCGGAAAGCTTCCGGATCGGTCGGATCGACGAATTTAACGTTGATTCCGTAGCGTGGCAGTGTCGTGTGGAAAAGATTGTACGTTCCGCCATACAGATTGGTCGCTGCTACGATTTCGTCTCCAGCGCCTGCCAGATTGAGAATGCTGTAGCTGATTGCTGCCATACCAGACGCAACACCGACTGCTGCAACGCCGTCTTCCAGCAATGCAATCCGTTTTTCCAATACATCGACGGTAGGGTTACCAATACGGGAATATATGTTACCAGGCTCATCCAAGGCGAATAGGCGCTCTGCATGATCTGTATCATGGAAAAGGTAAGAAGTTGTTTGATAAAGCGGCACCGCTCTTGAACCTGTTGTCGGATCTGGTGCTTGCCCGCCGTGTAATGCTAATGTCTCTGCTTTATAAACTTGATCTGTCATTTTGTCATTCCTCCAATTATTTATAAATGAAAAAACAGCTTCTCGTAAGAAGCTGCTGCATAAGCATGGAACTTCTTATCTCTCAAACTCTTTGTTTGCTGGAAGTAGCACCTTCCAAGCATTGCTGCTTGCAGGTTGCCGGGCATCATCGGACCAGTCCCTCCGCCTCTCTTGATAAGCTATTATGAAATTTTTATAGGTTGCTGAAGCAAATGACGGATATGATGTCCCCACTTCTCAAATTCAAGCAAAAAGCCATCATGTCCATATATTGTTGTTACATCTACATGGCGCGCACCTGGAACTTCTGCCGCAAAGCGGCTAATCTCTTCCGGAGGGAACAGCAGATCCCTCGAGAAGCCGAACGACAGTACAATCGCTTTTATACTTTGGGCAGCAGACTGCCAGCCACCTCTGCCCCTTCCGATATCATGGCTGTTCATAGCCTCCAGTAATGTCATGTAACAGTTGGCATCAAAACGATTGACGAGCTTCTCTCCTTGG
Coding sequences within it:
- a CDS encoding aliphatic sulfonate ABC transporter substrate-binding protein encodes the protein MNKIPLIDKRSLLALLSLVVIVFLAACGNSSSASGELKQIRLDYAYYSPASLVIKNKGWAEEAFKDSDIEVTWTLSQGSNKALEFLNSNSVDFGSTAGSAALLAKANGNPIQGIYLASKPEWTALVAAKDSDIQEPADLKGKKVAATVGTDPYIFLQRSLQEAGLDEQDVQIVNLQHADGASALLSGDVDAWAGLDPHMAKLELENDAQLFYRNEDFNTYNFLNVREEFAENHPEEVKEVLKLYDKARAWIEENPEETAEIVAKEAGISQEVAAKQLERNDFSESVPGDTQQEILNQSGAVLEKANLWKGNKDVAETVDSYIEPKFAQDLGEE
- a CDS encoding PLP-dependent aspartate aminotransferase family protein, which produces MTDQVYKAETLALHGGQAPDPTTGSRAVPLYQTTSYLFHDTDHAERLFALDEPGNIYSRIGNPTVDVLEKRIALLEDGVAAVGVASGMAAISYSILNLAGAGDEIVAATNLYGGTYNLFHTTLPRYGINVKFVDPTDPEAFRAAITDKTKAVFAEIIGNPSLHVLDVEAVAAVAHDAGIPLIVDSTFATPILSKPITLGADIVVHSATKWIGGHGTSIGGLIVDGGRFDWNSPKFPTFTEPDPSYNGIRYAFDFGTLAFSTKLRVQLLRDLGAALSPFNAWQLIQGLETLHLRVERHVQNAEKLASYLEQHPAVDWVAYPGLSSHPSYEIGKRVLPNGAGSIVNFGIKGGRKAGATLINNVALWSHVANVGDAKSLIIHPASTTHLQLDAEGLAATGVKEELVRLSVGIESVDDLIHDLDRALEKATGIRSESRKIVINDEAVIREALGSATDATGRQKTIAVVGLSSKEQRPSNRLARKMQRLGYKIIPVNPAETSVLGEKAYPDLTSVPEKIDIAQIFRSPEAAVELAKEAAEVRPEIFWLQEGVVSQEAAAIAREAGLEVVHNRCTYKEAQRLRGSISTYACELDNKGVTIDE
- a CDS encoding ABC transporter permease, whose translation is MWKKLRTHPVLLGSLLPIVLLAAWEILSRAGVIPAYQLPAPSAILSTIITYLQDGTLQDHVLLTVYRLFVGFIIGTIAAILLGTLVGYSELSERFFDPLIQAFRSIPSLAWVPLFILWMGIGETSKVTLIAVGVFFPVYLNIVDGIRGVDRKLIEVGRMYGLDGVALVRRIILPASLPSFLTGLRSGLGLGWMFVVAAEIMGASQGLGYLLILGQNTYAPDVIIASIFLFALLGKLTDWVIKLIQKRSLHWQDTALAK